In Acidobacteriota bacterium, one genomic interval encodes:
- the asnB gene encoding asparagine synthase (glutamine-hydrolyzing) → MCGIAGFLGPGRADRDLLKCMTETLAHRGPDGEGYFLEGGAGLGHRRLAILDLETGAQPLFNEGRSVAVVYNGEIYNYLALREDLESRGHRFSTRSDTEVLVHLYEEEGPRFASRLNGIFAFALYDRAKRGLLLCRDPLGVKPLYYARSEDGLLFGSEVKALEAHPACPGGLDMEALSLYLTLEYVPAPLSILRGVRKLLPGWLLWADERGVRTEPYWEWKIPPPPTDFDEAVARVRDAVLRSVKGQLISDVPLGVFLSGGVDSSIVTAAMAAAGGRVESFSIGFEDPSFDESAHARRVADHLGCSHHEHLFSERELLDEVPRVLGRQDEPLADPSLFPTALLSRFARERVTVALGGDGGDELFAGYPTYWVHRGHRAYRTVPRFLRTAVLHAADRVLPVSHANLTFPYKLRKFRDGAEHPMPLRHHLWMGAWTPEGLERLLGAPVVHSLEAWSWIPAPPASDPATSSQWLDLHTYLLEDILAKVDRASMMASLEARVPLLDPDVVRLAFSLPPAWKLKGTRGKVALRAAFDGDFPTGHFDRPKKGFGIPMARWLTGPLKPLAEELLSENILGSAPFLVAAEARRLWNEHLARRADHRKPLWTLLCFLHWWNGRGRPL, encoded by the coding sequence ATGTGCGGAATCGCCGGGTTCCTCGGACCGGGACGCGCCGACCGCGACCTCCTGAAGTGCATGACGGAGACCCTGGCCCACCGGGGGCCCGACGGGGAGGGGTACTTCCTCGAGGGCGGTGCGGGGCTGGGCCACCGCCGGCTGGCCATCCTCGACCTCGAAACGGGCGCCCAGCCGCTGTTCAACGAGGGCCGCTCGGTGGCCGTGGTCTACAACGGGGAGATCTACAATTACCTGGCCCTGAGGGAGGACCTCGAGTCCAGAGGCCACCGCTTCTCCACCCGATCCGACACGGAGGTCCTCGTCCACCTTTACGAGGAGGAGGGGCCCCGCTTCGCCTCGCGTTTGAACGGGATCTTCGCCTTCGCGCTCTACGACCGCGCGAAGCGCGGGCTCCTTCTCTGCCGCGATCCCCTGGGCGTCAAACCCCTGTACTATGCCCGCTCGGAGGACGGACTCCTCTTCGGATCCGAGGTCAAGGCCCTGGAGGCCCATCCCGCCTGCCCGGGCGGGCTTGACATGGAGGCCCTTTCGCTCTACCTGACCCTGGAGTACGTGCCCGCGCCGCTTTCCATCCTCCGCGGGGTTCGAAAGCTCCTCCCCGGCTGGCTCCTCTGGGCGGACGAGCGCGGCGTTCGCACGGAACCCTACTGGGAATGGAAGATCCCCCCGCCCCCCACCGATTTCGACGAGGCCGTCGCCCGCGTGCGGGATGCGGTCCTGCGGAGCGTGAAGGGACAACTCATCTCCGATGTCCCGCTGGGCGTCTTCCTCAGCGGCGGGGTGGACTCCAGCATCGTGACGGCGGCCATGGCGGCCGCCGGAGGGCGCGTCGAGTCCTTCTCCATCGGCTTTGAAGACCCGTCCTTCGACGAGAGCGCCCACGCCCGGCGCGTGGCCGACCACCTCGGATGCTCCCACCACGAGCACCTCTTCTCGGAGAGGGAGCTCCTCGACGAAGTCCCCCGGGTCCTCGGCCGCCAGGACGAGCCCCTCGCTGACCCCTCCCTCTTTCCTACGGCCCTCCTCTCGCGCTTCGCCCGGGAGCGCGTGACGGTGGCCCTGGGCGGAGACGGCGGAGACGAACTTTTCGCCGGGTATCCCACCTACTGGGTCCACCGGGGCCACCGCGCCTACCGGACCGTCCCCCGGTTCCTCCGGACGGCGGTCCTTCACGCCGCGGACCGGGTCCTTCCGGTTTCCCACGCCAACCTCACCTTCCCCTACAAGCTCAGGAAGTTCCGCGACGGGGCCGAGCACCCCATGCCCCTGAGGCACCACCTCTGGATGGGCGCGTGGACGCCGGAGGGCCTGGAGCGCCTGCTCGGTGCACCCGTCGTGCACTCCTTGGAAGCGTGGTCCTGGATCCCCGCGCCGCCCGCGTCCGACCCGGCCACTTCGAGCCAGTGGCTGGACCTCCACACGTACCTTCTTGAGGACATCCTGGCCAAGGTGGACCGGGCGAGCATGATGGCCTCCCTCGAGGCCCGCGTGCCCCTCCTGGACCCTGACGTGGTCCGCCTGGCCTTTTCCCTGCCGCCCGCCTGGAAACTGAAGGGCACCCGCGGAAAGGTGGCCCTCCGGGCCGCCTTCGATGGGGACTTCCCCACCGGCCACTTCGACCGCCCCAAGAAGGGTTTCGGAATCCCCATGGCCCGCTGGCTCACGGGGCCGCTGAAGCCGCTGGCCGAGGAACTGCTCTCGGAGAACATCCTGGGCTCGGCGCCCTTCCTCGTGGCGGCCGAGGCGCGGCGCCTGTGGAACGAGCACCTCGCCCGGCGCGCGGACCACAGGAAGCCGCTCTGGACCCTCCTCTGCTTCCTCCACTGGTGGAACGGCCGCGGGAGGCCCTTGTGA